One region of Tumebacillus amylolyticus genomic DNA includes:
- a CDS encoding response regulator, translating to MNMYLIEDDPATRRMLERILEDGDVGTVIGSAPSGQHVTYEDVRNADIVLIDLLMPGKDGIQTIQDLRAQGYQGRFVMISQVENKEMVGEAYQSGVDTFIHKPVNRLEVLAVLKRVMEHLQLEQSLSTIRRSLSVLDGHASPGRAMSTVVSKTFADHAHDVLTTLGIAGESGSGDLLKILQYLHDQEKIWREMPALKDLYQAVLIGIDPRISYEQLQREIKAMEQRLRRTILQALGHIASIGLTDYANPTFEQYAPRLFDFQDVRTRMKEIQDGEKTTRCRLNIKKFLTALYSEVKTRSEDPYS from the coding sequence ATGAACATGTATCTCATCGAGGACGATCCGGCCACCCGCCGCATGCTGGAACGCATCTTAGAGGACGGCGACGTCGGCACTGTCATCGGCTCTGCTCCGTCGGGCCAACACGTTACGTATGAAGACGTGCGCAACGCCGACATCGTGCTGATCGACCTGCTCATGCCCGGCAAAGACGGCATCCAGACGATCCAAGACCTGCGTGCCCAAGGCTATCAAGGCCGTTTCGTGATGATCTCCCAAGTGGAGAACAAAGAGATGGTCGGCGAAGCGTACCAGAGCGGCGTGGACACGTTCATCCACAAGCCTGTCAACCGACTCGAAGTGCTTGCCGTGCTCAAGCGGGTGATGGAGCACCTCCAGTTGGAGCAATCCCTGTCCACGATTCGCCGCTCGCTTTCCGTCCTCGACGGACACGCCAGCCCCGGACGCGCCATGTCCACCGTGGTGAGCAAAACATTTGCCGACCATGCGCACGATGTGCTGACCACGCTCGGCATCGCGGGGGAATCCGGTTCCGGCGACCTCTTGAAGATCTTGCAATACCTCCACGACCAAGAAAAAATCTGGCGAGAGATGCCCGCGCTCAAAGACCTCTACCAAGCGGTGCTGATCGGCATCGACCCGCGCATCTCCTACGAGCAGTTGCAGCGAGAGATCAAAGCGATGGAGCAACGCCTGCGCCGCACCATTTTACAAGCGCTTGGACACATCGCCTCGATCGGGCTGACCGACTACGCCAACCCGACGTTTGAACAGTACGCTCCGCGCTTGTTCGATTTCCAAGACGTGCGCACACGGATGAAGGAAATCCAAGACGGCGAGAAAACCACCCGTTGCCGCTTGAACATCAAAAAATTCCTCACCGCGCTCTACTCCGAAGTCAAAACGCGCAGTGAAGACCCCTACTCCTAA
- a CDS encoding amino acid ABC transporter permease: MDFLGAYSAANIKYMLHGLGVTLEIAVWSIVLSFVFSNLIAILRYARIPVISQLLFLLVELVRNLPLLLIIFFTFFAVPEVLDIKTTPLTAAITALTIFETAMISEIIRGGLNSIPKGQIEAGRSSGLTYIQTLRYIVLPQALRKMVPPLVSQFISLLKDTSLVIIISLEELMRAAQIVYSQQVDYVFPVLIFVALCYFVINYSLSLIAGRLEKRFNV; this comes from the coding sequence ATGGACTTTCTCGGTGCCTATTCCGCCGCCAACATCAAGTACATGTTGCACGGCCTTGGCGTGACGCTTGAGATCGCGGTTTGGTCGATTGTGCTCTCGTTTGTTTTCTCGAACTTGATCGCGATCTTGCGCTATGCCCGCATCCCGGTGATCTCGCAACTTCTCTTCCTCCTCGTCGAACTCGTTCGCAACTTGCCGTTGCTCTTGATCATCTTCTTCACGTTCTTCGCCGTGCCGGAAGTTCTGGACATCAAGACCACGCCGTTGACGGCGGCAATTACCGCGCTGACGATCTTCGAGACCGCGATGATCTCCGAGATCATCCGCGGCGGTCTGAACTCGATTCCCAAGGGCCAGATCGAAGCGGGCCGTTCGTCAGGTCTGACCTACATCCAGACCCTGCGCTACATCGTCTTGCCGCAAGCGCTGCGCAAGATGGTTCCGCCGTTGGTCTCCCAATTCATCTCGCTGCTCAAGGACACCTCGCTCGTCATCATCATCTCGCTCGAAGAGTTGATGCGCGCCGCGCAGATCGTCTACAGCCAGCAAGTGGACTACGTATTCCCGGTGTTGATCTTCGTCGCCCTCTGCTACTTTGTGATCAACTATTCGCTCTCGTTGATCGCAGGTCGCTTGGAGAAGCGGTTCAACGTCTAG
- a CDS encoding amino acid ABC transporter permease, giving the protein MIDITILTDHFSEYLDGFLTTIEASLLGLLGSFVLGVIIAVFRISSVKPLRWFGTAYVEFLRNIPLLITVFLFYAGMPALHINLSGFASGTLGLAVYTSAFIAEAIRAGINAVPKGQMEAGRSSGLTYIQTMRYIVLPQAIKVVIPPLGNQFINLVKNSSILGVVAGLDLMYQADIINSETFDVFSTYIFVGLFYLVLTIPLSLFVSYLERRLNRAY; this is encoded by the coding sequence ATGATCGACATTACAATTTTGACAGACCATTTCAGTGAATACCTCGATGGCTTCTTGACCACCATCGAAGCGTCTCTGCTCGGCTTGCTCGGCAGTTTCGTGCTCGGCGTCATCATCGCCGTCTTCCGGATTTCGTCTGTGAAGCCGCTGCGCTGGTTTGGCACCGCGTACGTTGAATTTCTGCGCAACATCCCGCTTCTCATCACCGTGTTCCTGTTCTACGCCGGGATGCCCGCCCTGCACATCAATTTGAGCGGGTTTGCCTCCGGGACGCTGGGACTTGCCGTGTACACTTCTGCGTTTATCGCCGAAGCGATCCGCGCCGGGATCAACGCCGTGCCCAAAGGCCAGATGGAAGCCGGCCGCTCGTCGGGCCTGACCTACATCCAGACCATGCGTTACATCGTGTTGCCCCAAGCGATCAAAGTCGTCATCCCTCCGCTTGGCAACCAATTCATCAACCTCGTCAAAAACTCGTCGATCCTCGGCGTCGTGGCTGGACTCGATCTCATGTACCAAGCGGACATCATCAATTCCGAAACGTTCGACGTGTTCTCGACCTACATCTTCGTCGGTCTCTTCTATCTCGTGCTCACCATCCCGCTCAGCTTGTTCGTGTCCTACCTCGAACGCCGGCTGAACCGGGCTTATTAG
- a CDS encoding sensor histidine kinase — MRNRYVHLLLIMAATAFLGELKMNPFGETFRFSLGTTCYFFGLIWFQQLRPFETGVWVGVSLLLFRALLTHNQGVAWDDALLHHLPSTIYYLLFALTLTLTNLRRRLEKPLMVGIIGAGGDLLANIGELTFRNLLGAAYPLDTHTVLILALFGCLRSFFVVGLYNMLMIRQLRLLGDQQNEQIQHLLLLNASLYEEGFYLHKSMGHIEDITRNSYELYKQLKTEEKSGRLPSGYSRHALSIAEEVHELKKDSQRILAGLDKLLRQDTIEERIELKQLTRLVVQANSKYAQMLGKEIDFHQHAEINLTTNRTYALVSILNNLVANSVEAIQGAGSIGVEVRLSQAFVEWMVWDTGPGIPDSEAEYVFQPGYTTKYDSRGNPSTGIGLSHCLDLTASLCGTLEMTRSGSTTQFLLRMPTSELLQKQREEWSS; from the coding sequence GTGCGCAATCGATATGTCCATCTGCTGTTGATCATGGCGGCCACCGCTTTTTTGGGTGAACTGAAAATGAACCCGTTCGGCGAGACGTTTCGCTTCTCGCTGGGGACGACCTGTTATTTTTTTGGCTTGATTTGGTTTCAACAACTGCGCCCGTTTGAGACGGGGGTGTGGGTGGGCGTGTCCCTGCTGCTCTTTCGCGCCCTGCTGACTCACAACCAAGGCGTCGCCTGGGACGATGCACTCCTGCACCACTTGCCTTCCACGATCTATTACTTGCTGTTCGCCCTCACCCTGACCCTCACCAACTTGCGCCGCCGCTTGGAGAAGCCCTTGATGGTCGGGATCATCGGGGCGGGCGGCGATTTGCTCGCCAACATCGGAGAACTGACCTTTCGAAACCTGCTCGGAGCGGCGTACCCGCTGGATACGCACACCGTTTTGATTCTCGCGCTGTTTGGCTGCCTGCGCTCGTTCTTCGTCGTCGGCCTCTACAACATGTTGATGATCCGCCAACTGCGCTTGCTCGGGGACCAGCAGAATGAACAGATTCAACACCTGCTCCTGCTCAACGCCTCGCTCTACGAAGAAGGCTTCTACCTGCACAAATCGATGGGCCACATCGAAGACATCACCCGCAACTCCTACGAGCTCTACAAACAACTTAAAACGGAGGAAAAAAGCGGCCGCCTGCCCTCCGGCTACTCGCGACACGCTCTCTCCATCGCCGAAGAAGTGCACGAGTTGAAAAAAGACTCGCAGCGCATCCTCGCGGGTCTCGACAAACTCCTGCGCCAAGATACGATCGAAGAACGCATCGAGCTCAAGCAACTCACGCGGCTCGTCGTGCAAGCCAACTCCAAGTACGCGCAGATGCTTGGCAAGGAGATCGACTTCCACCAACACGCAGAGATCAACTTGACGACCAACCGCACCTACGCACTGGTCTCGATCTTGAACAACCTCGTCGCCAACAGCGTGGAAGCGATCCAAGGGGCCGGTTCAATCGGAGTTGAAGTTCGCCTGTCTCAAGCGTTTGTAGAATGGATGGTCTGGGACACGGGCCCCGGCATTCCGGACAGCGAGGCCGAGTATGTATTCCAACCGGGCTACACGACCAAGTACGATTCGCGAGGCAACCCGTCGACCGGCATCGGACTCTCGCATTGCCTCGATCTCACCGCGTCGCTGTGCGGGACGTTGGAGATGACGCGCTCAGGAAGCACAACGCAATTTCTCCTGCGCATGCCGACCTCGGAGCTTTTGCAAAAACAGAGAGAGGAGTGGAGTTCATGA